Proteins encoded together in one Anaerotignum faecicola window:
- a CDS encoding DAK2 domain-containing protein, giving the protein MDLNSINGLLLKKMIIAGANELNDNKQLVDSLNVFPVPDGDTGTNMSLTALAAAKECEKINSLSISEVSKAAANGSLRGARGNSGVILSQLFRGFSKGLEGLEEAGVMELSSALKKGVATAYKAVMKPKEGTILTVARALSDSGEKNAVETDDIEMFIENIIKDGNEMLNKTTDMLPALKSAGVVDAGGKGLLLILIGAFKSINKTGEIILKDAEGTKPPDFSALVSVENNDITFGYCTEFFILKKNVHDDIVNSLKSYLTSIGDSLVVVADDDLVKVHVHTDHPGKAIEKALEIGPLNGLKIDNMRIQHTNKIDFANKIENSRIPEGPAVAESKETGFISISMGGGISEIFKNLGVDEVIEGGQTMNPSTEDILTAIGKVNAENIFILPNNKNIILAAEQAAKLTKDKNIMVVHSKTVPEGIAAMINYDSAVKAEDCLAAMEESISLVKTCSVTYAVRDTEIDGVEIKEGDILGMIGGNIEVVSKDIPQGAAEVVRKAVDDDSEVISIYYGSDVTESDARKLADEIEENFPECEVEIHNGGQPLYYYIISVE; this is encoded by the coding sequence GTGGATTTAAACAGCATAAACGGCCTTTTGCTTAAAAAAATGATTATAGCGGGCGCTAATGAGCTTAACGATAATAAGCAGCTTGTAGATTCATTAAATGTTTTTCCTGTTCCGGACGGCGATACGGGAACTAATATGTCGCTTACGGCGCTGGCGGCGGCTAAGGAATGTGAAAAAATAAATTCGCTTAGTATCTCGGAGGTAAGCAAGGCGGCTGCAAATGGATCGCTGAGGGGGGCAAGAGGAAATTCCGGAGTTATTTTAAGCCAGCTTTTCAGAGGATTTTCAAAAGGGCTCGAAGGGCTTGAGGAAGCGGGCGTTATGGAACTTTCAAGCGCGCTTAAAAAAGGCGTTGCGACAGCTTATAAAGCCGTTATGAAGCCCAAAGAAGGAACTATCTTAACTGTGGCGAGAGCTCTTTCCGACAGCGGTGAAAAAAACGCTGTTGAAACTGACGACATTGAAATGTTTATTGAAAATATTATTAAAGACGGAAACGAAATGCTTAACAAAACAACGGACATGCTTCCGGCGCTTAAATCAGCTGGTGTGGTTGACGCAGGCGGCAAGGGGCTCTTGCTTATACTTATCGGGGCGTTTAAAAGTATAAATAAAACGGGCGAAATTATTTTAAAAGACGCGGAAGGAACAAAGCCTCCCGATTTTTCAGCGCTTGTTTCAGTTGAAAACAACGATATAACGTTTGGATATTGCACAGAGTTTTTTATATTGAAAAAGAATGTGCATGATGATATTGTAAACAGCTTGAAATCATATTTAACTTCCATAGGAGATTCGCTTGTGGTTGTTGCCGACGACGATTTGGTTAAAGTCCATGTTCATACGGATCATCCCGGAAAAGCAATTGAAAAAGCTCTTGAAATAGGGCCTCTTAACGGGCTGAAAATTGACAATATGCGTATCCAGCACACTAATAAGATCGATTTTGCAAATAAAATTGAAAACAGCCGAATTCCCGAGGGACCGGCCGTTGCTGAATCCAAAGAAACGGGATTTATTTCCATTTCTATGGGCGGCGGAATTTCTGAGATATTTAAAAATCTCGGAGTTGATGAAGTGATAGAAGGCGGCCAAACCATGAACCCGAGTACGGAAGACATTTTAACCGCAATCGGAAAAGTGAACGCCGAAAATATATTTATACTTCCTAATAACAAAAATATTATACTTGCGGCGGAGCAGGCTGCAAAGCTTACAAAAGATAAAAATATAATGGTCGTACACTCTAAAACAGTGCCCGAGGGCATTGCGGCAATGATTAACTATGATTCCGCCGTGAAAGCCGAGGACTGCCTTGCCGCTATGGAGGAAAGCATTTCTCTTGTTAAAACATGTTCCGTTACCTATGCGGTAAGGGACACGGAAATTGACGGCGTTGAGATAAAAGAAGGCGATATATTAGGAATGATAGGCGGGAATATAGAAGTTGTGTCAAAGGACATACCCCAAGGAGCCGCCGAAGTTGTAAGAAAAGCTGTCGACGATGACAGCGAAGTAATAAGCATATATTACGGAAGCGATGTAACCGAAAGCGATGCAAGGAAATTGGCTGATGAGATTGAAGAAAATTTCCCGGAATGTGAAGTTGAAATTCATAACGGAGGCCAGCCGCTTTATTATTATATAATTTCAGTTGAATAA
- a CDS encoding Asp23/Gls24 family envelope stress response protein: MSAKIENDLGVITIDNEVIARIAGITAMECYGIVGMAAKNVKDGFFQLLKVESLTKGIKVIVDENKISIDFHIIVEYGTNISAIADNIISTVKYKIEQTLELEVEKINIFVEGVRVDN; encoded by the coding sequence ATGTCAGCTAAAATTGAAAACGATTTAGGTGTTATAACTATAGATAACGAAGTTATTGCAAGGATAGCCGGTATAACCGCAATGGAATGTTACGGCATTGTCGGCATGGCTGCAAAAAACGTAAAAGACGGCTTTTTTCAGCTTCTTAAAGTTGAAAGCCTTACAAAAGGCATCAAAGTTATTGTAGATGAAAACAAAATTTCTATTGATTTCCATATTATTGTTGAGTATGGAACTAATATTTCCGCTATAGCCGATAATATAATAAGCACCGTTAAATATAAAATTGAACAGACGCTTGAGCTTGAGGTTGAAAAAATAAATATTTTCGTCGAAGGCGTCAGAGTTGATAACTAA
- a CDS encoding 50S ribosomal protein L28, protein MAKCEICEKNQQTGHRISINRSQVSRRANKTWKPNVKKIKINDNGTVRSIYICTRCMRSGKVTRAI, encoded by the coding sequence ATGGCAAAATGTGAAATTTGTGAAAAAAATCAGCAGACAGGACATAGAATCAGCATTAACCGTAGCCAGGTCAGCAGGCGTGCTAATAAAACTTGGAAACCTAATGTTAAAAAAATCAAAATCAACGATAACGGTACTGTTAGATCAATTTACATTTGCACAAGATGTATGCGTTCAGGTAAAGTTACTCGCGCCATCTAA